From a region of the Stenotrophomonas sp. BIO128-Bstrain genome:
- a CDS encoding EexN family lipoprotein, translating to MKRMIPLLLVAALTACGPSETPKQANVPTVEELAADPARLKKLRQQCKTDRATLGDVLCNRVAEATRKRFYGDGKTPYTPSETPPNF from the coding sequence ATGAAGCGAATGATCCCCTTGCTGCTGGTTGCGGCACTCACGGCCTGCGGCCCGTCGGAGACGCCCAAGCAGGCCAACGTGCCGACCGTAGAAGAACTGGCCGCCGATCCGGCACGCTTGAAGAAACTGCGCCAGCAGTGCAAGACTGATCGCGCGACGCTGGGCGATGTGCTTTGCAACCGCGTTGCCGAGGCTACCCGCAAGCGGTTCTACGGCGACGGAAAGACGCCCTACACACCATCGGAGACACCACCGAATTTCTGA
- a CDS encoding LysR substrate-binding domain-containing protein, with product MELRHLRCFLAVAEELHFARAAERLHIEQSPLSRTIKELEEDLGEQLFVRTSRSTRLTRAGKLLMAHVPRIFTALQQARESVKAAANGFHGQLRIALSDGITPSRLPTLLALCRQEEPEVEIRLFEVPLSQQLKGLHDDLYDVGFAQSDEVGEGIVAEAVWSDQLMVAVPARHPLLKHKRIPLEEMLRYPLVLCDPLACEGHARQVERVLRRADLEPLIAERVASCDLMMALVSAGFALGLTGATHIAASREPGVVARPLAGRSPVLTTYVLHREGECSEVLARFIERVQAIDLPERARPRPPPEPEPPEDTEP from the coding sequence ATGGAACTTCGTCACTTGCGCTGCTTTCTTGCTGTGGCTGAAGAACTGCACTTCGCCCGTGCCGCCGAGCGCTTGCACATAGAGCAGTCGCCGCTGTCGCGCACCATCAAGGAGTTGGAAGAAGACCTGGGCGAACAGTTGTTCGTACGCACCAGCCGCAGTACGCGGCTGACGCGGGCGGGCAAGCTGCTTATGGCACATGTTCCGCGCATTTTCACAGCCTTGCAGCAGGCTCGCGAGAGTGTGAAGGCGGCGGCAAATGGCTTCCACGGCCAGTTGCGCATTGCACTGTCCGATGGCATTACCCCGTCGCGCCTGCCAACCTTGTTGGCGCTATGTAGGCAGGAAGAACCCGAAGTTGAGATTCGGCTGTTTGAAGTGCCATTGTCGCAGCAACTCAAGGGGCTGCATGACGACCTGTACGACGTGGGATTCGCCCAGTCCGATGAGGTGGGCGAAGGCATCGTGGCCGAAGCGGTGTGGAGTGATCAGCTAATGGTGGCCGTGCCTGCGCGCCATCCCCTGCTCAAGCACAAGCGCATCCCCCTCGAAGAAATGCTGCGTTACCCGCTGGTGCTGTGCGATCCGCTCGCGTGCGAAGGGCATGCGCGCCAGGTCGAACGGGTACTGCGCCGCGCGGACTTGGAGCCGCTGATTGCCGAGCGCGTGGCTTCCTGCGATTTGATGATGGCTCTCGTATCCGCAGGTTTTGCGCTGGGGCTGACTGGTGCAACCCACATCGCGGCTAGCCGCGAGCCGGGTGTGGTAGCACGGCCCTTGGCGGGCCGCTCCCCCGTGCTAACGACCTATGTGTTGCATCGAGAAGGCGAGTGTTCGGAAGTGCTGGCCCGGTTCATCGAACGGGTGCAGGCCATCGATTTGCCCGAACGCGCACGGCCCAGGCCGCCACCTGAACCCGAACCCCCGGAGGACACAGAGCCATGA
- a CDS encoding heavy-metal-associated domain-containing protein, translating into MQFHLEDMTCGGCARTVTKTIQLIDPNATIITDPPSRRVEVQTSASQEQIAAALSEAGFPPRAQ; encoded by the coding sequence ATGCAATTCCATCTCGAAGACATGACCTGCGGCGGCTGCGCCCGCACCGTAACCAAGACGATCCAGTTGATCGACCCCAATGCCACGATCATCACGGACCCGCCGAGCCGTCGCGTCGAGGTGCAGACTTCGGCTTCCCAAGAGCAGATCGCCGCGGCCCTCAGCGAAGCTGGCTTCCCACCGCGTGCGCAGTAA
- the fdx gene encoding ISC system 2Fe-2S type ferredoxin — protein sequence MRAQITVLPHPELAPEGAVLNVPAGTSICEALLDNGIEIEHACDMSCACTTCHCIVRKGFESLNEVEECEDDLLDRAWGLEAQSRLSCQAIVANEDLTVEIPKYTINHAKENH from the coding sequence ATACGTGCCCAAATCACCGTCTTACCTCACCCTGAACTGGCGCCTGAGGGCGCCGTGCTGAACGTGCCAGCCGGCACCTCGATCTGCGAAGCGCTGCTGGACAACGGCATCGAGATCGAGCATGCCTGCGACATGAGTTGTGCATGCACGACCTGCCACTGCATCGTGCGCAAGGGCTTCGAGTCGCTCAACGAGGTCGAGGAGTGCGAGGACGACTTGCTCGATCGGGCGTGGGGACTAGAGGCGCAGTCACGCCTGAGCTGCCAGGCCATCGTTGCGAACGAGGACCTGACCGTCGAGATCCCGAAGTACACGATCAACCACGCCAAGGAGAACCACTAG
- the cueR gene encoding Cu(I)-responsive transcriptional regulator, with translation MNIGEASKASKVSAKMIRYYEQIGLIPPADRTDAGYRAYTQDDVHRLHFIRRARDLGFSVAEITDLLGLWNDKARQSADVKRLAQQHIAELDRRIESMLEMAGTLKALIRCCAGDERPECPILHTLEQPDAGGDEPEARTGAVPRRERANATPKKPRSH, from the coding sequence ATGAACATCGGTGAAGCATCCAAGGCTTCGAAGGTCTCGGCCAAGATGATCCGCTACTACGAACAGATCGGCCTGATTCCCCCGGCCGACCGCACCGATGCAGGCTACCGCGCCTATACCCAGGACGACGTCCACCGCCTGCATTTCATCCGGCGCGCGCGAGACCTCGGCTTTTCGGTGGCCGAGATCACGGACCTGCTGGGGCTGTGGAACGACAAGGCGCGCCAGAGCGCTGACGTCAAGCGCCTGGCCCAGCAGCACATCGCCGAGTTGGACCGGCGCATCGAAAGCATGCTGGAGATGGCCGGGACGCTCAAGGCTCTGATCCGGTGCTGCGCGGGCGACGAACGGCCCGAATGCCCAATCCTGCACACGCTGGAGCAGCCCGATGCCGGCGGCGACGAGCCCGAAGCGCGCACCGGCGCCGTGCCGCGCCGCGAGCGTGCCAACGCAACGCCGAAAAAGCCGCGTTCTCATTGA